One Aquarana catesbeiana isolate 2022-GZ linkage group LG11, ASM4218655v1, whole genome shotgun sequence genomic window carries:
- the LIN7C gene encoding protein lin-7 homolog C, translated as MAASGEPVRLERDISRAIELLEKLQRSGEVPPHKLHALQRVLQSDFCNAVREVYEHVYETVDINSSPEVRANATAKATVAAFAASEGHSHPRVVELPKTEEGLGFNIMGGKEQNSPIYISRIIPGGIADRQGSLKRGDQLLSVNGVSVEGEHHEKAVELLKAAQGKVKLVVRYTPRVLEEMESRFEKMRSAKRRQQN; from the exons atatCTCAAGGGCTATTGAGCTGCTGGAGAAGCTCCAGAGAAGTGGTGAAGTCCCCCCACACAAGCTTCATGCATTGCAGAGAGTCCTGCAGAGTGATTTCTGTAATGCTGTCAGAGAG GTTTATGAACATGTATATGAGACTGTGGATATCAACAGTAGCCCAGAGGTGAGAGCCAACGCAACAGCAAAG GCTACTGTAGCTGCATTTGCTGCAAGCGAAGGCCATTCGCACCCCAGGGTTGTTGAACTCCCCAAAACAGAAGAAGGCCTCGGATTCAACATAATGGGAGGAAAAGAGCAAAACTCTCCCATTTATATTTCCCGCATTATCCCTGGTGGAATTGCAGACAGACAAGGCTCTCTGAAGCGTGGGGACCAGCTTCTCTCCGTGAATGGGGTG AGCGTGGAAGGGGAACATCACGAAAAAGCAGTGGAGCTCCTGAAAGCCGCCCAAGGCAAGGTAAAACTGGTGGTCCGGTACACCCCTCGAGTCTTGGAAGAAATGGAGTCACGCTTTGAAAAAATGAGATCTGCGAAACGCAGGCAACAAAACTAA